In the Pogoniulus pusillus isolate bPogPus1 chromosome 40, bPogPus1.pri, whole genome shotgun sequence genome, CAGGGAGCCAGCGCCATGGCTGAGAAGACGTCGCCGAGCCCCGGCGTGGCCATCACGCCCCTGCAGCAGATGCTGGCCTCGGGGACTGGAGCCATCCTCACCTCCCTCTTCGGTGAGCAGCCGGGGGCAGCGGGTGGGCACCATGCTCTGGGGCTGGCACGGCGCAAGGTGGCTAAGGGGCGGTGTCGTTGCAGTGACGCCGCTGGACGTGGTGAAGATCCGGCTGCAGGCGCAGAGGACTCCCTTCTCCAAAGGTAGCCAGGGTGGGGGACTCCAGCCAGCACCCCCGCCCCTGTTAGCCACCGAGGAGCCCACAGGGGTGGCCCAGTTGCCAGAGTGGGTGGCTGTGATTTCCCAGCTCCCGAGCGGGGGCCATCGGAGGTGGCAGAGTACCATGGGCCCCTCATCCCCTCGGGCTCGGGGGCCCCTGCCAGGGGAGCCAGACTGGTGCTTGGCTCCGTCCTTCCCACTCCACAGCCCTGTGCCAATGCccagcagccctctgcctgctggggagTGGGGTGGAAAGGCTTAGCCTGCTTCATGTGCTCACTCCCACTGCCTTTATGCCTGCCTCCACGATGCTCCCCACAGCTTCCTTTGGGCAGGACAGACCCCGTGGGTTCCATCCTCCCACCCCCCATATGCCTCACTGCccctagggctgggggctggcgcTGGTCCCAGCAGACTGCTTTGGTCACAGTAGGGAAGTggctgtgcaggcatccagacCCTTCACCCATGTTCTCCAAGtgtctgccttggagctgcaaCACGCACGTGCCCCAGCCTGGGGTGGTGGCATGTGCCCATGTCAGCACTCAGCATGTCTCCATTGTGTGTTTCAGCGTTGCCAGCTCAGTCTGTGCCCAGGGGTGCTCAGCAGGCCAGATGTGAGTAATGCCCAGGACCTgtgggcagctcctgccactgGCGGCTTTGCTTTGCCAAGCCCTGGCCCCAGTTCGCTTCCCTGCTGGTGGTGGCTCAGGCTTGTGGGCTGAGAGGACATCACTGTCTGGTGTGGGGACTGGGActgtctcctgcagccctgcttcgGGGCCTGGCGGGCTGTGgctcccctgtcctgtcactatgCTGTTGCTACATCAAAGTCCCCTTGTATCTCTTCTGCCTCGCTCTACACTGCCTGGCCTGAGAGTGCAGCACGGGGGCCATGCTGGCTCCTCTAATGGGTCCccattgtgccagggcagcagagctgatggcAAGCAAGTCAGGAActggctcctgctgtgctgctgtccctgcagtgaggctgggtgCCCCCTAAGGCATGGTTCTGGCCACAGCTGGACCCTTGCTGGAGAGTTTTCCTTCTGACCTCAGTCTGGGGCTTTTCCCCACCAGGCTTGGGCACTGGGGATTTGGGGATCAAATAGGCTGGGGCACAGGGCAGAAGGGGAAAGTCTCCTGTTTAATGGTGATGCTGTTGCCCCCCACCCAGGGAAGTGCTTCCTCTACTGCAATGGGCTCATGGACCACCTGTACGTCTGCCAGAATGGCAACAGCTGCACCGCCTGGTACAAGGCCCCCACCCGCTTCACCGGCACACTGGTAGGGGCCTCTCTGTCCTGGGTGGGGGTCAGGGTGCTAGCTGCAGGGGGTGTTTTCCTGTcttgcccctctgccccctctgcctGGTCTGTGCTCTCTCCCCAGGATGCCTTTGTGAAGATCACACGCCACGAGGGCatcaggtctctctggagcggcctgccccccaccctgtgAGTTTGGACTATGCCTGGGGGTGCATCTGGGTGCTAACGCCTGCCTGGGCACATGGGCATCCtccccaagcctcctgccagcccctggggaggGCACACGTGCCCCTCACAGCTGCCCTCCTCCACAGGGTCATGGCTGTGCCAGCCACTGCCATTTATTTCACTGCCTACGACCAGCTCCGAGACTATCTGCGTGCTCAGACAGGGGGCCGCGGGCACTGCATCCCCTTGCTGGCTGGTGCCCTCGCCAGGAGTGAGTACCCCTCCTCCCCGGTGGCCCCCTTGTGCCAGTCCTGCGTCCTCACAGCTGTTGGAGCCCAGGCTGGGTGCTCGACTGTCCCGGCACGGTGCTGCAATGGCTCGGTGCCAGCTGATGGGCGCTGTCCCCTCCCTTGCAGTGGTGACGGTGACGGTGATCAGCCCCTTGGAGCTCATCCGCACCAAGATGCAGTCTCGGCAGCTCAGCTACCGGGAGCTGGGCGCCTGCATCCAGTCGGCGGTGGCCCAGGACGGGTGGCTGTCTctctggaggggctgggggcccACCGTGCTGCGGGACGTCCCCTTCTCGGGTACGGCTGCGGGGTgactggcagcactgggaggcGGGAGCCgaggtgggcagggaggttggcatgTCCAGGGTGCCGCCTCGCCCGGCGCCTCCTCACACGGCCCCGGCGGCTTTGTCTCCTCCCAGCTCTCTACTGGTTCAACTACGAGCTGGTGAAGGAGTGGCTCTGCGGCAAGGCCCGGCTGGACGAGGCCACCTTCACCATCACCTTCACGTCCGGGGCCATCTCTGGGACGGTGAGCTTGGAGCGCTGTGGCTTGCTCTGCAGCGAGCAGGGGCAAATGGTCCCCGTGGGCTGCAAGGGATGGggctcagtggcactgggaGATGATGGCAGAGCTCGAAATAGGCTGAGGCAGCACTGGGAGGTCATGGCAGCGCTGGGCCAACATCAAGAGGTGTTGGCAGGGGCAGCGCTGGCAGGGGCAGTGCGGTCccctcagcacccagctgctgTCCCGGCAGGTGGCCGCGGTGCTGACGCTGCCGTTCGACGTGGTGAAGACCCAGCGGCAGATCGAGCTGGGAGACAGGGAAGTGCACCCAGGTGAGGGGGTGGCTCTGAGCGGGTACCTCAGGGGCACTCTGGTGGCACGTGGACGCCCGTGGATCCTCACCCACTCCCCTCTCCCCACAGTCAAGTCCCTCAAGCCTTCCTcaacttggctgctgctgcgccGGATCCGGGCCGAGTCTGGTGCCCGGGGGCTGTTTGCAGGTAAGGATTTGCCCGCAGCCCCCCGGGGCTTTACTGCTCTCACCGAGGGACTGTAATGAGGTTGTCCTTGCAGGCTTCCTGCCGCGTGTCATTAAGGTGGCACCTGCCTGTGCCATCATGATCAGCACCTACGAGTTTGGTAAGACCTTCTTTCAGAAGCTGAACCAGGAGCAGCGGCTGCCAGGCTTGTGAGCCAGGCGTGGGCTAAATGTGGCCAGTGCCCTGAGAGCCAAGTGCCAATCCATTCCCCCCGCCCTGGGAGCAGCAACTCGCACTCGGCTGTGCAAAGACCAAGTGCCTTTGTCCTCTGCACTGGGCGGtatctgtgcctgctgccatgATAGTGGGGGGGTGTGGAGTGCCCCCGTGCCCATCCCTTCAGGCtggacagctgctgctgctggattcaTGGGTGCCCAGGAGACTCAAGGGAGCAGGAGATGGGAGCTGGGGCTCCACTGAGGACCAAACTCTCATGGGGGGCCTTCTTCATGTACCTGCCTGGGCCCCCAAGTTCTGCTCCAGCTAAGGCTCTGCACCTCCTCACCATCAGTCACAGCATCCCCTTGCCCACCCTGGAGGGCATGGGGACAGGTCAGGACCTTCTACCCTCTGCACCTCTCCTCCCACTGGGGGTGTCTCTGTCCCCTGCCAGACCCTGAGCTTGGACCGTGCTTGGGGACAGACTTTGTTGCTGCTCTCAGAGGAAGAGGCTGGCAGGAATTCTGGCAACCTCTGTCCATGCCCTTTACCACgaggctctgccccagcctgccctgggcctccCAGGGGAAGTTCTTTTCTTAAATAAAGGAATTATTTGTCTCTTAGGACAAGGACTCCCTTCCCTGCGGGGCTGTGGAAGCTGCTCCCACAGGTGACAGCAGTGTCCCTAATGCATGGGCATGATGCTGCCATCCACCAGGTCCCTGCTGTGCTTTTACTGGGGGGAAGGCGACCccagcacatccctgctccCCCCGCAGCAGCTCCCCCCTGATGATGGTGTCTGCTCTGTCCCAAAGATGTTAtgcctgccctggggagctgaaggAGGTTCACTGAACTGCCCCCGACTTCCTTGCCTCAGGCAAGACCTCGTGGCTGGGGGGTACACAAGGGCTCCTGTCCTACCTTTTCCCtcctggcggggggggggactTCTGGAGGCCACCTCCTCTTGCTGTGTTTATTGATTCCTTTTGCTCCAACAAGGCAGATGGGGCTGAATTAAAAATCAAAATCACCCAAACCCCAGGGcagatggggaaggggggggggggggggctgtctCTCTGTTGGGGATGCTGCTACAACTGGTCCCCAAAGAGGTGGACAggccagccccactgcagcccctggggaAGCTGGGTACAGCAAGGCCCGAGCGGGATGTCCGTGGG is a window encoding:
- the SLC25A39 gene encoding probable mitochondrial glutathione transporter SLC25A39 isoform X1, with translation MAEKTSPSPGVAITPLQQMLASGTGAILTSLFVTPLDVVKIRLQAQRTPFSKALPAQSVPRGAQQARWKCFLYCNGLMDHLYVCQNGNSCTAWYKAPTRFTGTLDAFVKITRHEGIRSLWSGLPPTLVMAVPATAIYFTAYDQLRDYLRAQTGGRGHCIPLLAGALARMVTVTVISPLELIRTKMQSRQLSYRELGACIQSAVAQDGWLSLWRGWGPTVLRDVPFSALYWFNYELVKEWLCGKARLDEATFTITFTSGAISGTVAAVLTLPFDVVKTQRQIELGDREVHPVKSLKPSSTWLLLRRIRAESGARGLFAGFLPRVIKVAPACAIMISTYEFGKTFFQKLNQEQRLPGL
- the SLC25A39 gene encoding probable mitochondrial glutathione transporter SLC25A39 isoform X2: MAEKTSPSPGVAITPLQQMLASGTGAILTSLFVTPLDVVKIRLQAQRTPFSKGKCFLYCNGLMDHLYVCQNGNSCTAWYKAPTRFTGTLDAFVKITRHEGIRSLWSGLPPTLVMAVPATAIYFTAYDQLRDYLRAQTGGRGHCIPLLAGALARMVTVTVISPLELIRTKMQSRQLSYRELGACIQSAVAQDGWLSLWRGWGPTVLRDVPFSALYWFNYELVKEWLCGKARLDEATFTITFTSGAISGTVAAVLTLPFDVVKTQRQIELGDREVHPVKSLKPSSTWLLLRRIRAESGARGLFAGFLPRVIKVAPACAIMISTYEFGKTFFQKLNQEQRLPGL